In Deinococcus sp. Leaf326, a genomic segment contains:
- a CDS encoding sugar ABC transporter ATP-binding protein, whose protein sequence is MTQTSAAPPSPASSPPLLHMSGIDKAFAGVHALRGAELRVMPGEVHALIGQNGAGKSTLLKVLTGVYRRDAGSVQFAGTEVAFGSTLQAQRAGIATIYQEVNLVRLQTVAENVMLGHEPRRFGLIDHRAMRRRAAEVLGSMGIDLDVTRPLESYSLALQQMVAIARALALDARLVVMDEPTSSLDDREVETLFGVIRGLQARGVAVIFVSHRLDELYAACSHITVMRDGRTVHQGPLAELSRLQLVSVMLGRGEQELAREGQTGFERTASAGETLLEVSGLRRPPTLRGVDLSVRRGEVMGLTGLLGSGRSETARALFAAEPATGDVTLGGRRVAWKAPAQAIRAGLAFCGEDRKHDGIVPEWSVRENLTLALLPQLTRAGVVDQAAQTRVVDEFIRRLKVRCSSPDQPIRELSGGNQQKVLLARWLCTSPDLLILDEPTRGIDVGAKAEIQKLISELAAGGLGVLMISSDPEELLEGCHRVTVLRDGASVTTLDQSELSEDALLAAMAHGPHTGPAGGTHDHHPA, encoded by the coding sequence ATGACCCAGACCAGCGCCGCCCCTCCCTCTCCCGCCTCTTCTCCTCCGCTGCTGCACATGAGCGGGATCGACAAGGCCTTCGCCGGGGTCCACGCCTTGCGCGGCGCGGAACTGCGCGTCATGCCCGGCGAGGTCCATGCCCTCATCGGCCAGAACGGTGCGGGCAAGTCCACACTCCTCAAGGTCCTGACCGGGGTGTATCGCCGCGACGCCGGCAGCGTGCAGTTTGCGGGCACGGAGGTCGCCTTCGGCTCGACCCTCCAGGCCCAGCGCGCGGGCATCGCCACCATCTACCAGGAAGTGAATCTCGTGCGGCTCCAGACGGTTGCGGAAAACGTGATGCTGGGACACGAGCCCCGTCGCTTCGGACTGATCGACCACCGCGCCATGCGGCGCCGCGCGGCCGAGGTCCTGGGCAGCATGGGAATCGACCTCGACGTGACCAGGCCGCTGGAAAGCTACAGCCTGGCCCTGCAACAGATGGTCGCCATCGCCCGCGCCCTGGCCCTCGATGCCCGGCTCGTCGTGATGGACGAACCCACCAGCAGCCTCGACGACCGCGAGGTCGAGACGCTGTTCGGCGTGATCCGGGGCCTCCAGGCGCGCGGCGTGGCCGTGATCTTCGTGTCGCACCGCCTCGACGAGCTGTACGCCGCGTGCAGCCACATCACAGTGATGCGCGACGGGCGCACCGTCCACCAGGGGCCCCTTGCCGAGCTCAGCCGCCTGCAACTCGTCTCGGTGATGCTCGGACGCGGCGAACAGGAACTCGCCCGCGAGGGCCAGACCGGGTTCGAGCGCACGGCGTCGGCCGGCGAGACGCTGCTGGAGGTCTCGGGCCTGCGCCGCCCGCCCACGCTGCGCGGCGTGGACCTCTCGGTGCGCCGGGGCGAGGTCATGGGGCTGACCGGGCTGCTGGGGTCGGGCCGCAGCGAGACGGCGCGCGCCCTGTTCGCGGCTGAGCCGGCGACGGGCGACGTGACCCTGGGGGGCCGCCGCGTGGCCTGGAAGGCCCCCGCCCAGGCCATCCGGGCGGGCCTGGCGTTCTGCGGCGAGGACCGCAAGCACGACGGCATCGTGCCCGAGTGGTCGGTACGCGAGAACCTGACGCTGGCGCTGCTGCCTCAGCTCACCCGCGCGGGCGTCGTGGACCAGGCCGCCCAGACGCGGGTCGTGGACGAGTTCATCCGGCGCCTGAAGGTCCGCTGCTCGTCGCCCGATCAGCCCATCCGCGAGCTGTCGGGCGGCAACCAGCAAAAAGTCCTGCTGGCCCGGTGGCTATGCACCTCACCCGACCTCCTGATTCTCGACGAGCCGACGCGCGGCATCGACGTGGGCGCCAAGGCCGAGATCCAGAAGCTCATCAGCGAACTGGCGGCCGGCGGGCTGGGGGTACTGATGATCTCGTCGGACCCCGAGGAACTGCTCGAGGGCTGCCACCGCGTCACGGTCCTGCGCGACGGCGCGTCGGTGACGACCCTGGACCAGAGCGAACTGAGCGAGGACGCGCTTCTCGCCGCGATGGCGCACGGCCCGCACACCGGCCCCGCTGGAGGCACCCATGACCACCACCCTGCGTGA
- a CDS encoding ABC transporter permease: MTTTLRESARPRPTFSLQRSSALIALLALILFNVATTPNFLSLATLNINLTQTATIVIVGIGMTFVIATRGIDLSVGSLMAISGAIAPLLFLSPALGPGLGTALAFVLPVLATAALGAFNGLLVTRFAVQPIIATLVLFIAGRGVAQVISGGALVNFTQPSFGALGTARFLGIGVQVYLMLALLLLAAWVLRRTLFGRQVVAVGGNPEAARLAGVPVDRTRVLVYTLSGTLAGLAGLIVIAINSSSDSNLVGQNMELDAIAAVAVGGTALNGGRVTMLGTLLGALFIQLLRYTLLVKGVPDSVALIVKAAVIVVAVALQYRRRA; the protein is encoded by the coding sequence ATGACCACCACCCTGCGTGAGAGCGCCCGCCCACGCCCCACCTTCTCGCTCCAGCGGTCTTCGGCCCTCATCGCGCTGCTGGCCCTGATCCTGTTCAACGTGGCGACCACACCCAACTTCCTGAGCCTCGCCACCCTGAACATCAACCTCACCCAGACGGCGACCATCGTGATCGTCGGCATCGGCATGACCTTCGTGATCGCCACGCGCGGCATTGACCTCTCGGTGGGCTCCCTCATGGCGATCAGCGGCGCCATCGCTCCGCTGCTGTTCCTGAGCCCGGCGCTGGGGCCAGGGCTGGGCACGGCGCTGGCCTTCGTGCTGCCGGTGCTGGCGACGGCGGCGCTGGGGGCCTTCAACGGCCTGCTCGTCACGCGCTTCGCCGTGCAGCCCATCATCGCCACCCTGGTGCTGTTCATCGCCGGGCGCGGCGTCGCGCAGGTCATCAGCGGCGGCGCCCTCGTCAACTTCACGCAGCCGAGTTTCGGGGCGCTGGGCACCGCGCGCTTTCTGGGCATCGGGGTGCAGGTGTACCTCATGCTGGCGCTGCTGCTGCTCGCGGCCTGGGTGCTGCGCCGCACGCTGTTCGGGCGCCAGGTCGTAGCGGTCGGCGGCAACCCTGAGGCTGCCCGGCTCGCCGGAGTGCCGGTGGACCGAACGCGGGTGCTCGTCTACACCCTGTCGGGCACGCTAGCGGGGCTGGCGGGCCTCATCGTCATCGCCATCAACTCCAGCTCGGACAGCAACCTGGTCGGTCAGAACATGGAACTCGACGCCATCGCGGCCGTGGCGGTGGGCGGCACGGCCCTGAACGGAGGGCGCGTGACCATGCTCGGCACGCTGCTGGGGGCACTGTTCATCCAGCTGCTGCGCTACACCCTGCTCGTCAAGGGCGTGCCGGATTCTGTCGCCCTCATCGTCAAGGCCGCCGTGATCGTCGTGGCGGTAGCCCTACAGTACCGGAGGCGCGCATGA
- a CDS encoding ABC transporter substrate-binding protein — translation MKTRTVLLSAAALTLAVAAAQTGGLPKLAVKPTYRVCFNQSEMDNPWRLAQTKSMQDEAKRLGWTLIFTNANGSAAKQASDVRSCIAQRVDAIFLTPREEKPLTPVVLEAKRAGIPLFVIDRNVDDSVVKAGTDYVTFIGSDFYAEGKRAAEWLVKKTGGKAKVIELLGSTGSSPAIDREKGFHDVISKVPGIQVIAAQTGNFTRDEGRKVMEALIQAHPEATAVYAHNDEMALGAITALEAAGRKPGKDITLVSIDGQKSALEAIIVGKLGATVECNPRFGVKAFQTLKDYAAGKKIAGRLINDDRFFDASNAKAMLNSAF, via the coding sequence ATGAAGACCCGCACCGTTTTGCTGTCCGCCGCCGCCCTGACCCTCGCCGTCGCCGCCGCCCAGACCGGCGGGCTGCCCAAACTGGCCGTCAAGCCCACCTACCGCGTGTGTTTCAACCAGTCGGAGATGGACAACCCCTGGCGCCTGGCCCAGACCAAGAGCATGCAGGACGAGGCCAAGCGGCTCGGCTGGACCCTGATCTTCACCAACGCCAACGGGTCGGCCGCCAAGCAGGCCAGCGACGTGAGATCGTGCATCGCTCAGCGCGTGGACGCCATCTTCCTGACGCCGCGTGAGGAAAAGCCCCTGACCCCGGTCGTGCTGGAGGCCAAGCGCGCGGGCATTCCACTGTTCGTCATCGACCGGAACGTGGACGACTCGGTGGTCAAGGCGGGCACCGACTACGTGACCTTCATCGGCTCGGACTTCTACGCCGAGGGCAAGCGCGCCGCCGAATGGCTCGTCAAGAAGACCGGCGGCAAGGCCAAGGTCATCGAACTGCTCGGTTCGACCGGCAGCAGCCCGGCCATCGACCGCGAAAAGGGCTTCCACGACGTGATCTCCAAGGTTCCCGGCATCCAGGTGATCGCCGCGCAGACCGGGAACTTCACCCGTGACGAGGGCCGCAAGGTGATGGAGGCGCTCATCCAGGCGCACCCCGAGGCGACAGCCGTCTACGCCCACAACGACGAGATGGCCCTGGGCGCGATCACGGCGCTGGAAGCTGCGGGCCGCAAGCCCGGCAAGGACATCACCCTGGTGAGTATCGACGGCCAGAAGTCGGCGCTCGAAGCCATCATCGTCGGGAAGCTCGGCGCGACGGTCGAGTGCAACCCGCGTTTCGGGGTCAAGGCCTTCCAGACCCTGAAAGATTACGCGGCCGGCAAGAAGATCGCCGGGCGCCTTATCAACGACGACCGCTTCTTCGACGCCAGCAACGCCAAGGCCATGCTCAACAGCGCCTTCTGA